In Patescibacteria group bacterium, the genomic window TTATTGCCCAGTTTTTTTGTTTGATAGTTAAAAAAAATTCTTTTGAGCGGCAACATCAGGCGATAAAAACGATCCCTTCTAATATAAACCGAGGGTCCCAGCAAAATTACTGATTTTATAATGTCAGGATAACGTACAGAAAAGTCAATGGCCAAATTAGCGCCAAAAGAATAGCCAACTAAGAAAATTTTCTGATACTTATCTTTAACTGCTTGAATCTCTTTATCAACCGACTGCCACCAATCGCCAGACGTGGTTTTAGCCAAATCTTCAGGACAAGAGCCATGGCCAGCTAACCTCACCCCCATGGCATCAATTCCTTGACCAGCCAAATATTCACCAATTTCCCGCAAATCATAAATACTCCCGGTAAAGCCGTGAATTAGCAAAGCCAAACTTTGGCTCCCGGGATTAGCCGGATAAAAAAATGGTTTTGCTTTTTCTTTAATTTCAGCCATATATATCTCGCCATTCCTCCTTTCCTAACTAATAAATTCT contains:
- a CDS encoding alpha/beta fold hydrolase; its protein translation is MAEIKEKAKPFFYPANPGSQSLALLIHGFTGSIYDLREIGEYLAGQGIDAMGVRLAGHGSCPEDLAKTTSGDWWQSVDKEIQAVKDKYQKIFLVGYSFGANLAIDFSVRYPDIIKSVILLGPSVYIRRDRFYRLMLPLKRIFFNYQTKKLGNKKELLEYEDRGGYTKVAIKNIKDFFDFTRNYTKKEASLVRVPTLIIQSTRDRVVHPKSALYVYKQIRSAKKELMLLDDHEHNPFFCDQKHEIFEKITGFLKDNGK